One genomic segment of Methanococcus voltae PS includes these proteins:
- a CDS encoding methionine synthase — protein MIKTVVGSYPVLKKQQPQNFKEKVLNKLGLFDEFKKSMNRAIEAQLESGIDIISDGQVRGDMVDIFTSQMYGFDGKKVIDKIEFLKPITLKDLKYTNEYVKSKNPNIGVKGILTGACTIASSIRVEKYYSDNKDESLIMDLAKALNKEALAIQNYVKVIQIDEPILSTGLYDMKIAKKAVDEITKGLSIPIAIHVCGNVKDIFEDLNEFNVDILDHEFASNRANLDILESCRKKIGFGCINTKLKTIDPVDSIKGLLSEGIEIIKQNPYINDDLDGNIIIDPDCGMRLLPESVAFGKLKNMVVAAEEIEKELYNK, from the coding sequence ATGATAAAAACCGTTGTGGGAAGCTATCCTGTTCTTAAAAAACAGCAACCCCAAAATTTTAAAGAAAAGGTGCTCAATAAATTAGGACTATTTGATGAATTTAAAAAATCGATGAACCGAGCTATAGAAGCACAACTTGAATCGGGCATCGATATTATAAGCGATGGTCAGGTTCGTGGCGATATGGTAGATATATTTACAAGCCAAATGTATGGATTTGATGGCAAAAAAGTTATTGATAAAATAGAATTCTTAAAACCAATAACATTAAAGGATTTAAAATATACTAACGAGTATGTTAAATCAAAAAACCCGAATATCGGAGTAAAAGGTATTTTAACCGGTGCTTGTACAATAGCATCATCCATTAGGGTAGAAAAATATTATTCGGATAATAAAGACGAAAGTTTAATCATGGATTTAGCAAAAGCCTTAAACAAAGAAGCTTTAGCAATACAAAATTATGTTAAAGTAATCCAAATCGATGAGCCTATTTTATCGACAGGACTCTACGATATGAAAATTGCTAAAAAAGCCGTTGACGAGATAACTAAGGGTTTATCGATTCCAATTGCAATTCATGTATGTGGAAACGTTAAAGATATATTCGAAGATTTAAATGAATTTAACGTGGATATATTAGACCATGAATTTGCATCTAATAGGGCTAATTTAGATATTTTAGAAAGTTGCAGAAAAAAAATAGGTTTTGGATGTATAAACACTAAATTAAAAACTATTGACCCAGTCGATAGTATCAAAGGATTATTGAGTGAAGGAATTGAAATCATTAAACAGAATCCTTATATAAATGATGATTTAGACGGCAATATAATTATAGACCCAGATTGTGGTATGAGATTGTTACCTGAGAGTGTAGCTTTTGGAAAATTAAAAAATATGGTTGTTGCGGCTGAAGAAATTGAAAAAGAGCTGTATAATAAATAA
- a CDS encoding helix-turn-helix transcriptional regulator: MIKKKSFEDNFDGNINKKEKRNLKNCTYHNRGLIFKVIILTALVAFCTVSSVEGLKIQNYDVSCKINTSNIVNETIILKIYNNESEDISQVNFDIPQIFSNPSLKSEHGVKSYGLSTMEGVTSLTMDFEKPLKPGATTTLSIGFVRDIDIDYEGKKFVTVTVPAYDSRFTMEIALPQGASIVSPAEGILSISPRDYSIETDGKRIYIKWSKDLDADEKFFTSSVNYAILTPVNPPIDTIHDNTDYLNVYTISLSAVIVLLLIIVLYLIYRLKIILKKSIEDEELDEEKRDEINDLRRNLEISEVNLKNCNKEIDKLEKINSKQNLELKELHDDLEFYKIKNVECNNTITNLESKLKFEKEMNEKLSDAISERDKEIKELEEYQEACEKQKKTISELNKELTSKKEHIDTLEVKIDKYSVGKAETLLNILTSEEKEIIIIIKEHGTISQKEIVDITGYTKSKISRMISDLEQRGIVEKIKVGRLNKIKLSKNFEDKGDMS; the protein is encoded by the coding sequence ATGATTAAGAAAAAAAGTTTTGAAGATAATTTCGATGGAAATATAAATAAGAAAGAAAAAAGGAATTTAAAAAATTGTACATATCATAATAGAGGATTAATCTTTAAAGTAATTATATTGACGGCATTAGTAGCATTTTGTACAGTTTCCTCAGTTGAAGGCCTAAAAATACAAAATTACGATGTAAGCTGTAAAATAAATACTAGTAATATAGTCAATGAAACTATCATTTTAAAAATATACAACAATGAAAGCGAAGACATATCGCAAGTGAATTTCGATATTCCACAGATATTCTCAAATCCATCCTTAAAATCGGAGCATGGTGTCAAATCATATGGTTTAAGCACTATGGAGGGAGTAACATCATTGACTATGGATTTTGAAAAACCATTGAAACCCGGAGCTACCACGACCTTATCCATTGGATTTGTAAGAGATATAGATATTGACTATGAAGGTAAAAAATTTGTAACGGTGACCGTACCTGCGTATGATTCCAGATTTACAATGGAAATAGCACTACCCCAAGGTGCAAGTATTGTATCACCAGCAGAAGGTATATTAAGTATCTCTCCACGAGATTACTCCATAGAAACGGATGGTAAAAGAATATATATAAAATGGTCGAAAGATTTGGATGCCGATGAAAAATTTTTCACGTCTTCAGTTAATTATGCTATATTAACACCAGTAAATCCCCCTATAGATACCATACATGATAATACAGACTATTTAAATGTATATACAATATCATTATCTGCAGTTATAGTATTGCTTTTGATTATCGTATTATATCTGATATATAGGCTTAAAATAATTCTTAAAAAATCGATTGAAGATGAAGAATTAGATGAAGAAAAAAGGGATGAAATTAACGATTTAAGGAGAAATTTGGAAATTTCAGAAGTTAATCTAAAAAATTGTAATAAAGAAATTGATAAACTTGAAAAAATCAATTCAAAACAAAATTTAGAGCTTAAAGAATTACATGACGATTTAGAATTCTACAAAATTAAAAATGTAGAATGCAATAACACAATTACAAATTTAGAAAGCAAATTGAAATTTGAAAAAGAAATGAATGAAAAACTTTCTGATGCAATATCTGAGCGAGATAAAGAAATTAAAGAATTAGAAGAATATCAAGAAGCATGCGAAAAACAGAAAAAAACAATTTCTGAATTAAATAAAGAACTTACGTCCAAAAAAGAACATATTGATACTTTGGAAGTAAAAATAGACAAATATAGCGTTGGAAAAGCTGAAACTTTGTTAAATATATTAACGAGTGAAGAAAAAGAGATAATAATTATAATTAAAGAACATGGAACTATATCTCAGAAAGAAATCGTTGATATTACAGGATATACCAAATCAAAGATTTCAAGAATGATTTCAGACCTTGAACAACGAGGTATTGTTGAAAAAATCAAAGTAGGTAGGTTAAATAAAATTAAACTATCTAAAAATTTTGAAGATAAGGGAGATATGTCTTAA
- a CDS encoding MJ1255/VC2487 family glycosyltransferase, whose product MKVLISVCGEGFGHTTRCIALGKALSRKHDVKFVAYGKSKDFIELSGYRVLETYPEIKLSGKNGKFDITKSMFNTQYHPAKAVKRELQIIKDYDPDLVISDCKYSTILASKISKKPYYIITNQNATKTQKKEKYIVYPVMKVLNAVNKSAEKLIIPDLPLPYTICEYNLKMIDNLRFSGPLIRYDVPTDESEYAEDYILSVIGGFEYRLRILELINKISKKTGLKVKLVCGSEEVAKKLEKEKGENVEIIPVSTEMDKLIKKCSMVVCHGGHSTLMEAVSFGKPIITIPDLDHPEQENNALKIQNLKCGIALNYKILEKELEPSIMKIMNDKTYSKNAKKLRKIALNYDGKEKLIEEFENSILQ is encoded by the coding sequence ATGAAAGTATTGATATCAGTTTGCGGTGAAGGATTTGGACATACCACTCGGTGTATTGCCCTTGGAAAAGCACTATCTAGGAAACATGACGTTAAATTTGTGGCATATGGCAAAAGCAAAGATTTTATAGAATTATCAGGCTATAGGGTCTTAGAAACTTATCCTGAAATAAAATTATCGGGAAAAAACGGTAAATTTGATATTACCAAAAGTATGTTTAATACACAGTACCACCCTGCGAAGGCAGTTAAGAGAGAATTACAAATAATAAAAGATTACGACCCAGATTTGGTAATTTCAGACTGTAAATATAGTACTATATTAGCATCTAAGATTAGTAAAAAGCCATATTATATAATAACAAATCAAAATGCTACAAAAACTCAAAAAAAGGAAAAATACATCGTATACCCAGTTATGAAGGTATTGAATGCAGTGAATAAATCTGCGGAAAAATTAATAATTCCAGATTTACCCTTACCATATACCATTTGCGAGTACAATTTAAAAATGATTGATAATTTACGATTTAGTGGTCCTTTAATCCGTTACGATGTTCCCACTGATGAAAGCGAATACGCTGAAGACTACATCTTGAGTGTAATTGGTGGATTCGAGTATAGACTTAGAATACTAGAATTAATAAATAAAATATCCAAAAAAACAGGTTTGAAAGTAAAATTAGTCTGTGGTAGTGAAGAAGTAGCCAAAAAACTTGAAAAAGAAAAAGGTGAAAATGTCGAAATAATTCCTGTGTCAACTGAAATGGACAAATTAATCAAAAAATGTTCTATGGTAGTTTGCCACGGTGGTCATTCGACACTCATGGAAGCAGTTAGTTTTGGAAAACCAATCATAACAATTCCAGATTTGGACCATCCTGAACAGGAAAACAACGCTTTGAAGATTCAAAATCTAAAATGCGGTATAGCACTTAACTATAAAATTCTCGAAAAAGAATTGGAACCATCAATTATGAAGATTATGAATGATAAAACATATTCTAAAAATGCAAAAAAGCTTAGAAAAATTGCTTTAAACTATGATGGGAAAGAAAAGCTAATTGAAGAATTTGAAAATTCAATACTCCAATAA
- the cofD gene encoding 2-phospho-L-lactate transferase codes for MTIKNSLTNHSNTFKDLKITILSGGTGTPKLIQGFDNIEELDKKNMSIIVNTGEDNWIGNIYLSPDVDTVLYTLSGLINEETWYGVKNDTFECHEQLKKYGFDEVLKIGDKDRALKTHKSNLIKKGAKLSNIIDEERKGLGICAKIYPMSNDKVETKILIVDEESDNKLIDNKSDVGVKKQHLLIKFHDFWINRRGNSKVVDVFYENSNYAEAVEGAIEDIKNSDIIIIGPSNPITSINPILSIPKIRECLKNKVVYAVSPIIGNNPVSGPVGTLMQSKGYEVSSKSVYEIYKDILDVFIIDTSDSNDIIDNIGNIEILKCNTIMKNIDDKKQLAKEILNHYVKNFKE; via the coding sequence ATGACTATTAAAAATAGCTTAACAAATCATAGTAATACTTTTAAGGACTTAAAAATAACAATATTGTCTGGAGGAACTGGTACGCCAAAATTAATTCAGGGATTCGACAATATTGAAGAATTAGATAAAAAAAATATGTCCATTATAGTAAATACGGGCGAAGATAACTGGATTGGAAACATATATTTGTCACCCGATGTAGATACTGTATTATATACCCTATCGGGACTTATTAATGAAGAAACCTGGTACGGTGTTAAAAACGATACGTTCGAGTGTCATGAGCAGTTGAAAAAGTATGGATTTGATGAAGTATTAAAAATAGGAGACAAAGATAGAGCATTGAAAACACATAAGAGCAACTTAATAAAAAAAGGTGCTAAACTATCAAATATCATCGATGAAGAAAGAAAAGGACTCGGGATATGTGCTAAAATATATCCAATGAGTAATGACAAAGTTGAAACTAAAATCTTAATCGTTGATGAAGAAAGTGATAATAAATTAATTGATAATAAATCAGATGTGGGTGTTAAAAAACAGCATTTATTAATAAAATTCCACGATTTCTGGATAAATAGGCGTGGAAATTCCAAAGTAGTTGACGTATTTTATGAAAATTCAAATTATGCGGAAGCTGTTGAAGGTGCTATAGAAGATATTAAAAATAGTGATATTATAATAATTGGACCTTCAAACCCGATAACATCTATAAATCCCATATTGAGTATCCCAAAGATTAGAGAATGTCTGAAAAATAAAGTTGTTTATGCCGTATCTCCAATAATAGGTAATAATCCAGTTAGTGGACCCGTAGGTACCTTAATGCAATCTAAAGGGTACGAAGTTAGCTCAAAAAGCGTTTATGAAATTTATAAAGATATATTGGATGTTTTTATTATAGATACTTCCGATTCGAATGATATTATAGATAATATTGGTAATATTGAAATTTTAAAATGTAATACGATTATGAAAAATATTGATGATAAAAAACAACTTGCAAAAGAGATATTAAACCACTATGTTAAGAATTTTAAAGAATAA